The following is a genomic window from Polaribacter atrinae.
GCAGGAAATACACATCAAGAAGCAGAATTAAAAGGTGTAGAAGAATATGCTATTGAATGTTCTATTTTAAAAGTAGCAGTTTCTGAAGATGTACAAAACTGTGCTGATGAAGGAATTCAGATTTTTGGTGGAATGGGATTCTCTGAAGAAACACCTATGGAATCTGCTTGGAGAGATGCAAGAATTGCTCGTATTTATGAAGGTACCAATGAAATTAACAGAATGCTTTCTGTAGGTATGTTAATTAAAAAAGCAATGAAGGGACATGTCGATTTATTAGGCCCTGCAACAGAAGTTGCCAATAGTTTAATGGGGATTCCTTCTTTTGAGACACCAGATTTTTCTGAGTTATTTTCTGAAGAAAAATTAATGATTTCTAAATTAAAGAAAACATTTTTAATGGTTGCAGGTGCAGCACTTCAAAAATATGGTCCAGAAATAGAGAAGCACCAACAGTTATTAATTGCTGCTTCAGATATTTTAATAGAAATCTATATGGCAGAATCTGCTATCTTAAGAACAGAGAAAAATGTAAAACGTACTAGTGAAGCAGCACAATCTGTACAGATTGCAATGTCTAAACTATACTTATATCATGCAGTAGATATTATTGAAGAAAAAGGTAAAGAAAGTATTATTTCTTTTGCTGAAGGTGATGAGCAACGTATGATGTTAATGGGCTTAAAACGTTTTACTAAATACCAAAACTATCCAGATATCGTAGATTTACGTAACGAAATAGCAGAAAAAGTAAAAGCAGAAAATCAATACTGCTTCTAAAAATCTCTTGATGTCAAATTGAGTTTGTTAAAGTTACCAAATTCTTTTTCAAACTCAACTGACTATCAAAAAAGATAATTATCGTTTTTATATTATAGTTAGTTGTTGTTTTAAGAAACCATCATATTTATGATGGTTTTTTTATGCTTAAATTCTTAATAAAATAATTAAATTAGATTAATTTTGAGGTTCTTTAGGCTTACATAAAAATATTCCATAATGAAAAATAAAATTATTATTTCTCTTTTTACTGTCTTTATCTTTTTAGGATGTAAAACTCAAATTACAACTATAAAACAAAAAAACATCCGTAAAACATCTCTTCAAGATCATGCTATTCAAGCCGTATTATGGCAACAAAATGCATCAGAATATAAAGCACTCACTTATCAAGCATACAATTTAGCACAACTTAGGTTAGATCAAATTCTGGCTAATAATAATTCACAAAAACCAATTGCTATTGTTACAGATATAGATGAAACTCTTTTAGATAATAGTCCTTACTCTGGTAAGCAAATTGAATTAGATGAAAATTACACTTCAGAAAGATGGGCAGAATGGGTAGCACAGAAAAAAGCCAATGCAATACCTGGGGCGCTCGCTTTTTTTAATTACGCTAAAAGTAAAAATGTAGCTGTATTTTATATTTCTAACAGATCTGCAGAACAAACAAAAGAGACAATAGAAAACTTAAAGTTAAAAGGGTTTCCTTTTGCTGATGAAACTCATGTACTTTTAAAAACGAACAGCAGCGAAAAAGGAACAAGAAGAAGTATTGTTAACCAAACCCATGAAATTGTATTACTACTTGGAGATAATTTATCTGACTTTTCATCTATATTTGAAAATAGCACTACTACAAAAAGGAATAAAAACACTGATAGTTTAAAGACTTTCTTTGGAAATAAATATATTGTTTTACCAAATCCTATGTATGGAGATTGGGAAACAAAAGGGGTTTTAGAAGGAAATTATAATTGGACAAATTCTCAAAAAGATTCTATCCGTCGTAAAAAAATCACTTCTTATTAAATTGATTTTTAGATCAACCTTATAAAAAGTGATTTACATCCCCACTTAAAAATATTAATTATCAACAGAATACCTATTAAACAAACTTCTTTGTATTACTTTTTTGGCATTACTTAGAAGTTTTTCAATTTCAGGAATCGATTTTTTCTGTATTTCTGCAATTTCTTCAATTTTTAATTTCTGATTTGTAAATAAATAGAAAACAATGCGCATAGC
Proteins encoded in this region:
- a CDS encoding 5'-nucleotidase, lipoprotein e(P4) family, with the protein product MKNKIIISLFTVFIFLGCKTQITTIKQKNIRKTSLQDHAIQAVLWQQNASEYKALTYQAYNLAQLRLDQILANNNSQKPIAIVTDIDETLLDNSPYSGKQIELDENYTSERWAEWVAQKKANAIPGALAFFNYAKSKNVAVFYISNRSAEQTKETIENLKLKGFPFADETHVLLKTNSSEKGTRRSIVNQTHEIVLLLGDNLSDFSSIFENSTTTKRNKNTDSLKTFFGNKYIVLPNPMYGDWETKGVLEGNYNWTNSQKDSIRRKKITSY